TGCGTAAATATGGCAGACTGGTTTACCAACATCACCTAAAGATCTGGCTACGGCTGAATCAAAGATATTGATGAACATAAATCCATTTTTTTGTTCGCTCATATCTACTTCCCAGTTCCCCCATCCTTGGCTGATAAAGGGCCACCACCAAGCTTCTAACATGAACAAGGTGTTAACGTCACGAACGTTTTTTTGGTATTCTTTTTCAAACCATTGCTGGAAAAATTTGGCATCATTTAATCCCCATTGATACCCCATTGTATACATGACTAAACCAGCAGCTTCACCTACTTCTTGTTCTAGTCCATCAATTAAACCAACAATGAAATCTTCAGTCACAAAAATGTTTCTGGCTTCATTCCAGTCAGTAACTACCCCAGATTTCGGATGAAACTGGAAAAAATCTTCAAAGCGATAGTGATCGTGTTTTTCAGGATATTGTTGTTTGAGTAAATGCGAAAACTGAGAATTAATTGTTTGTGGAATTTGTAATAATTTTTTTTCTGGAGTGGCAATCATTAAAAATAACTCCCTATTAGCTACTTTGAATTAGAGGATTTCCGCCTTATTTGTGTGATAAGATTTTAAGAGGTTCCCATGATATTGTTTGAAGTTGCATAGATGAAAATATTTTGACTTACATCTAAAAATTATCTATTCAACTTAATTTGTAGTATAGACTCAATCTTTAGATAAACTATTCAGTAGGATTACTAGGTTTTGCCAGATGAATTCATGTAAAATCAGTATTTTCATCTACGTTCCATCTAACTAAATAATTACCTATCGCCGAAATCGGGGTTTTGAATAAGATTGAGTAAGTAGGATAACAAAACTAGATATTATGGTCGCAGAAACCCAGTTTAGGATAGTAATTTCCCGAAGCTATCCTACCTTTGACGTTTTTTGAGGTGTAACTACTTACACGAGTGGGACTATCGATCGGTTCAATAAAATGAATTAGAAGAGACTTTTTAAGATTAAAGTTAATTTATTAGACAGATGGCAATTAACATTCAAAAGTTAAGTCAATGGAAACAGCAAGGACATCCCATCGTAGTCTTAACAGCTTGGGATTACGCTATTGCTCAACTACTAGATGAAGCGGGGGTAGACTTAATTTTAGTA
This genomic stretch from Merismopedia glauca CCAP 1448/3 harbors:
- a CDS encoding V4R domain-containing protein, which encodes MIATPEKKLLQIPQTINSQFSHLLKQQYPEKHDHYRFEDFFQFHPKSGVVTDWNEARNIFVTEDFIVGLIDGLEQEVGEAAGLVMYTMGYQWGLNDAKFFQQWFEKEYQKNVRDVNTLFMLEAWWWPFISQGWGNWEVDMSEQKNGFMFINIFDSAVARSLGDVGKPVCHIYAGLFAGFFSEMVKKPLSCIEIQCYAMGETYCKFLLGRKDQVDAAVFWQNEGATAKDIEKKMHNGEFVR